Genomic window (Dyadobacter fanqingshengii):
AGTAGCCGTACGACTCGCCAGCCTCCGCCGATAGACGATAATGCTCCATGGCTTTACGGAAGTCCTGAGGCAGGCCTTCGCCCTTTTCGTACATGGTACCAATTTGCCGGACGGCAAAGAAATCGCCGAATTCCGCCGCTTTTTTGTACCATTCATAACCTTTTTGGTAGTCGCGCGGCACCTCAATCCCGTCCATGTACAAAGCACCTAACATGGTCTGCGAGTCTGTGTAATTCTGTTTGTCAGCCTCCAGAAGCAATTGCACGCCTTTATAGACGTCTTTCTCTACTCCATTCCCATTAATGTACATCTTGGCCAATCGATCCTGAGCCGGTGCAAACCCCTGCTCGGCAGCCTTATGGTACCAAAGGCTGCCGAGTTTTTCATCCTTTTCCGTTCCCAACCCATTCTCATACATAAACCCAACCTTGTACTGACCCAGTCCCGAACCTCGAATAGCGGCTCGGTTATACCAGTACCATGCCTTTTCATAATCTCTGTCAACTCCATCGCCCGACTGGTACATGCCTCCCAAATTATTTTGGGCCGACGGATGTCCCTGATCAGCTGCAATGGTATACCATTTTACGGCATTTGCTTTATTGGATCTGATGCCGTAACCCATAAAAGACATGAGACCTAACATGAAGCAGGCAAACGGGTTGGAAAGCTGAGCATCCTGGAAAACTGACTCTAGTGATTTTTCATATAAGCTAAGCGCTTCCGATTTTTTTACCTGCATCTCCGCCAAATTGCCGAGGCCGTAGAACCCCCAACCGCATCCTTTCTTAATTGCGCTCTGGTAATATGTATCGGCCTTGGTTAAATTTTTATAGACGAATAAACCTTCGCTGTATAAACGTCCAAGCAAGTAATCGGCTTTACCCTCGCCCAATTTCGACGCTTGTAGCAATAATGGCATAGCCTCCTGATAATTTAGTCGCAGGTAGGGCTGCATGGCCATTTCCATTAGCCCCATTACGTTTTGACCGGGCGAAAGTGAAGGATTGATATTTTCATCCACCCGAATAGGTGACCTGTTCAAGCGCTTCTGCACACTACTAATTAGGCTAGTTAAAGCTGATTTATAATTTGGTTTGGAGCCGTCGAGCCACTGAATCGAATTGAGAAAATACTGTAACCCTTTGGCAGTTGAGACATCTTCGACGATGAAATATATAAGCGGACGTCCTAAGCGGTCAGCGTTCTCCACTTCTCGCAACACTTGATTGCTTTGGTTGGAAGCTTTGGATAAGATCAGAAGAAACAACTGGCAACTTTCAATCGCCTCCATAATCGCGGAAGGCCAATAATTCCCAGGCTCAATGTCGCGGTGAGCAATCCAGCAGCGTAAATTCCGAGCTTCGAGCGCTACAACTACCTCATCGGCAATATATTGATCCTGGGAAGAATAACTAACTAAAACATCACAATTTGTTTGCATACCTTGTCAATTTCATGCGGACATGACACATTTTATAAAGTGGAAGCTCCTTTAAGATCTCAGATAGCTATAAGTGTCTTTCAGGATTTCTTTCGTAAATTATTGATTTTTTTGGAAGATTGACGTGGTTCCGTTACGGTTTACAGTTGTGCGGGTTAGTAAATATTTAAAACTGCAATCTTATCCTGTTTGTCAATAGTATTGGGCTTCGAAAGATACCGGATTCAGATAGTTTAAAGCAAATGTAATCTTCTCGTATTGTAATATCCGTCAATGTATTCAAATAGGACTGCTTTCAATTGTTCCAAGCTCTCATAACCACCTTTCGGCATATTCAACTCTGCCTTCAATCTGCTCCAGAACGATTCGACCCAGGCATTGTCGTAAGGATCATCCGCGGGACATACCAAGCGGCGGACCGCTCTGTTTCAATTTGAAGGTTTTTATTAATTACTTCATTCTGTGTGACAGATATTGACCACCACGATCAGAATGTATGATCATCCCTGGCTTTACCCTGCGCCTCATAAGAATCCTTTCCAATTAGCTTTATCCCTCGAAGTGCTTTGGAATACGACGATTCAGATGATATAAGTATTCAAAAAATCAATAGACTTATTAAAGACCGTCAATACGGTATTCATAATTTATCGCTAGCCGCTCGTTATTTCAATATGCCATTAGAATTAGGAATTTTTATCGGCTGCAAGCAGTTTGGCAACATAGAGCAACGCAGAAAGAAATACCTAATTCTTGAAAATCAAACTTATCAATCAAGGCAGTTTAACTCAAACCTGAGCGGTCAGGACGTTAAAGCTTATGAGAATAATGTCCAAACACTCATGCGAAGCGTGCGAGAACGGCTTTCCAACAAGTCGCAGAAGCGTTTACCTTTTTCTCCTCGTCTGTTCGAAAAATACGAAACCTTCAAAGCCATTTTACCCGAACTCTGCCAAAGCGAAAATTGTCCGCGATTGCGCTGATAGTCACCGTGCCTTCCGCAGTAAATTTATTCGCATCGTCCATCAGGTCAGGAAATTACCAGTGGAATGGATTGAAGAATATACCAGCGACGACCACACGAAGGCCCGGGTAATTTGACCCCATCTGAATGGAAAGAATCGCTGGTTAAAAAGGAAATTCACCAACAAATGACCATCTGACAAACGGGGTACTTGCAAGGTTTTATTAGCAAGGCCTTCATGTAGTCTTGCAAACACAACTCACCACTTAAAAGCACTGAATACATTTGGCTTTTCTCCTGGTGAGCACCCAAATAGCGCGGAAAATGCTCACAGAATTGCTCACCAACATGAAGCACTTTTTCAGATTTCGTGTTTAAACTAATGCTGAAAATCAGCTAGTTAAAGTCGCTTAAATCAAAATAGCGGAGGAAAACCTCCGCTATAACTAACTGATAAATAAATATTTATGTGTCCTGCAGAGAGAGAGGGACATGAAACAATCCTACATTTCACTGAAAATCAATATCTTACGAAAACATTAAAAAGTCTGCTCACCGAATTGCTCACCAAGATTTTGTTGGCTGCAACCATGTACAAATTTAGCATGAAAAAGCGCTGATAGCAAGAATTTTAGTGACCACTCTCCTAATCCTGAAAATTAATTGTGTAAACCGACGGCTGATGATTTGAGGCTACTGAATTACTGTATTTCTCAGCGTTATATTGTCCGCCGTATTGGGGTACTTACAATTTGACCCAAATTTTTTATTTTTAAGATATGTCATTCTCAACAGATAAAAAGATAATAGATTCAGAAACGCAATTTGTTCTTAATTCGGTCAAAGAAGTTTGTCCTTCTATTACCGAGGCTGAGCTTTCACAATATGCTCTTAAATTCAAATTCATAGAGTTGAAAAAGAAAGATCTTTTTCTGCAATCCGGCGAAACTCAAAAGCTATTGGGATTCGTAACAAAAGGGTTGGTCCGTTCTTTCTACATTGATAAGGATGGAAATGAAAGAACTATTGGTTTTTATGCCGAGGGTGATTACGCCACCCACTACCCGTCGTTTATCATTCAAAAACCTAGTAAATATTCTATCCAGTGCCTGGAACCCACGACATTCGCCTGCCTGTCGTTTGATGACCTTCAATGGTTATATAAACAATCTCAAAATTTTGAGAAATATGGGCGGTTAATAGCAGAAGAAGTCCTCAGGCAACAGCAGGCACGCATTGAAAGTTTTGTATTTCAAGCAGCAGAGGAGCGTTATCTCGATTTCATTCAGTATCGTTCCGCCTTATTTAATAGGGTTTCACTATCTCACCTTTGTAGCTATCTTGGCATAGAACGACAATCGCTCACCAGGATTCGCCAGAAAGTTGCGCACAAATAATTTTTTGACACATTTGTGTCAGGTACACCTTCCTGCTCCCGCCCACCTTTGCAATATCAAATTAAAAGTTGATCTGCAATGGAAAAGAACATATTACTCATCCTCGGGCACCCCTCAGAAGATTCTTATTGCAAAGCTTTGCTTGATGCCTATCAAA
Coding sequences:
- a CDS encoding SEL1-like repeat protein encodes the protein MQKRLNRSPIRVDENINPSLSPGQNVMGLMEMAMQPYLRLNYQEAMPLLLQASKLGEGKADYLLGRLYSEGLFVYKNLTKADTYYQSAIKKGCGWGFYGLGNLAEMQVKKSEALSLYEKSLESVFQDAQLSNPFACFMLGLMSFMGYGIRSNKANAVKWYTIAADQGHPSAQNNLGGMYQSGDGVDRDYEKAWYWYNRAAIRGSGLGQYKVGFMYENGLGTEKDEKLGSLWYHKAAEQGFAPAQDRLAKMYINGNGVEKDVYKGVQLLLEADKQNYTDSQTMLGALYMDGIEVPRDYQKGYEWYKKAAEFGDFFAVRQIGTMYEKGEGLPQDFRKAMEHYRLSAEAGESYGYYDLALLYFSGKGVEVDYKQAFWHFRQAAEREVAGAQYYLGYMYANGLGTNQDFVKAFQWHHKAIANNNPWSLNELGIMYLEGQGVSKDYARAYDFFQQAARQKNESAIYNLARMYEGGLGIPVDLVRAFQSYLEAARLGLSQAQVEVARMLSNGTVTQRDYSKAYEWYRLAAEQKNAYGYKGLAHLYENGLGVPKNSREATRLYQKAEELLK
- a CDS encoding integrase core domain-containing protein; the encoded protein is MVCPADDPYDNAWVESFWSRLKAELNMPKGGYESLEQLKAVLFEYIDGYYNTRRLHLL
- a CDS encoding Crp/Fnr family transcriptional regulator, with translation MSFSTDKKIIDSETQFVLNSVKEVCPSITEAELSQYALKFKFIELKKKDLFLQSGETQKLLGFVTKGLVRSFYIDKDGNERTIGFYAEGDYATHYPSFIIQKPSKYSIQCLEPTTFACLSFDDLQWLYKQSQNFEKYGRLIAEEVLRQQQARIESFVFQAAEERYLDFIQYRSALFNRVSLSHLCSYLGIERQSLTRIRQKVAHK